In Gemmatimonadota bacterium, the following are encoded in one genomic region:
- a CDS encoding DUF899 domain-containing protein, with amino-acid sequence MAEKDIVALERQIFELTAKLNALRRDNDPSPVPNYRFDTLTGEVSLLDLFAGRDRLLAIHNMGQGCRYCTLWADGFNGMLAHLEDAMSVVLLSGDPPALQRDFANSRNWRFRLASHGGGAYIVEQTVMEGVENMPGAVLYEQQDDQVLRKNSGVFGPGDLYCSLWNLLGLAGLGEAEWTPQYRYWRQPDKMDDGGENLLE; translated from the coding sequence ATGGCCGAGAAGGACATCGTTGCCCTCGAACGGCAGATCTTCGAACTCACCGCTAAGTTGAACGCCTTGCGGCGGGACAATGACCCCAGTCCGGTGCCGAACTACCGGTTCGACACCCTGACCGGAGAGGTTTCCCTGCTCGATCTGTTCGCCGGCCGCGACCGCCTGCTGGCCATCCACAACATGGGACAGGGCTGCCGGTACTGTACGCTCTGGGCGGACGGATTCAACGGCATGCTGGCCCATCTCGAGGACGCCATGTCCGTCGTGCTGCTGTCCGGCGATCCCCCCGCCCTGCAGCGTGACTTCGCCAATTCGCGGAACTGGCGCTTTCGCCTCGCTTCCCACGGTGGCGGCGCGTATATCGTAGAACAGACGGTAATGGAGGGCGTGGAGAACATGCCTGGCGCGGTGCTTTACGAACAGCAGGATGACCAGGTGCTGCGAAAGAACAGTGGCGTGTTCGGCCCCGGCGACCTGTACTGCTCCCTCTGGAACCTGCTGGGCCTTGCGGGTCTCGGCGAAGCGGAATGGACCCCCCAGTACCGGTACTGGCGACAGCCCGACAAGATGGACGACGGCGGTGAGAACCTGCTCGAATAG
- a CDS encoding ankyrin repeat domain-containing protein, which translates to MRDSPSIRLFHENWFLREAPSPDLTQAEGRLIEAAMGPDPGRWDGQPDLARMIAILAEYPTVLDRVGAHLLTVIVGMRGCGGAVSLLLDRGVPFNIDPTAYNVLHEAAWAGSADTLEAVFTSGAADATPVSVEKPHTGWPANLSLMYWAAWGGYPQVARLLIAYGAGRHHERPIKGNGERGVTSLHEAVSPGLWGDDDSPRNLGKREVARMLIEDGAAYDACAAAGLNDTGRLEALMASDSDPRFAPGVAPGPPRDTGCDI; encoded by the coding sequence GTGCGCGACAGTCCATCCATCAGACTGTTCCACGAAAACTGGTTCCTTCGCGAAGCGCCGTCACCGGACCTCACGCAGGCGGAAGGACGCTTGATCGAAGCCGCCATGGGACCGGACCCCGGTCGTTGGGATGGCCAGCCGGACCTGGCGCGGATGATCGCGATCCTTGCCGAGTATCCTACCGTTCTCGACCGCGTAGGCGCCCACCTGCTTACCGTCATCGTCGGCATGCGCGGCTGCGGAGGCGCGGTGTCGCTTCTGCTTGATCGCGGTGTGCCGTTCAACATCGACCCAACTGCGTACAACGTGCTGCACGAAGCGGCCTGGGCGGGTTCCGCGGACACGCTCGAAGCCGTTTTCACTTCGGGTGCGGCGGACGCCACCCCGGTGTCCGTCGAAAAGCCCCATACGGGTTGGCCCGCGAACCTTTCCCTCATGTACTGGGCCGCCTGGGGCGGGTATCCCCAGGTCGCCAGGCTTCTGATAGCGTACGGCGCCGGAAGACATCACGAACGGCCTATCAAGGGTAACGGGGAGCGGGGCGTAACGTCCCTGCACGAGGCCGTGTCTCCCGGACTCTGGGGCGACGACGATTCACCCAGGAACCTTGGCAAGCGTGAAGTCGCCCGCATGCTGATCGAGGACGGCGCGGCATACGACGCGTGCGCGGCGGCGGGACTGAACGACACCGGCCGTCTCGAGGCGCTCATGGCCTCCGATTCCGATCCCCGCTTTGCCCCCGGCGTCGCCCCCGGCCCCCCCCGGGATACAGGCTGTGACATTTAG